From one Pseudopipra pipra isolate bDixPip1 chromosome 2, bDixPip1.hap1, whole genome shotgun sequence genomic stretch:
- the LOC135409863 gene encoding maestro heat-like repeat-containing protein family member 6 isoform X2 has product MAGGCFGLCRLLRRKRKNRRGPGAGPAQDPEEEVQHFQPLQQDPGRDHPEEQDRARGRLHRAVQRLLKFVGVQRRTATTTPPELTAQPDTSAAELEVEPDVSTARSDCAASGDMALTDGTATSDMAVTDGTDTTDMAAIDCAATCDTAPVDGTDTSDTALTDGTATFDMALTDAETSSDMAPTDVGAKADATTESIADTDCMPMDSVTDAPSLDILEEKTVSNVNEVPAIVRTIHQWLTCRESPEVRLPIAIRRLAHAHPGHVVMTLLHCAPACDRAAAILWRTIASSATTVYKVLPTLLGVMEDWPLHSVSTSNGDHMDVFALAATLALWLMVQEPQCQDALFVYAPRLLLSLLCQVSMSTEQMPQEVSTFWRGCQEQHGLPTHPNSFVVQTIRALLCRLQWDQELVSVERKRGWDALLSADTHHYAVGLLAREMRHVLVPSYGPLARHLLELLSREGPRWELPALAFLVEVLNYLDVSAGDDSVLQILARHLQSQCPERRRLALRGLMVLSRDPSMVKSICNLSEHLLELLRDGDGELVRMTLSLFLNVLQYEEDRKGLSSTAPRLAEALRPVFDNDNSHVQLLSIRLFREVMEVLVEEGTEPWEMQVRQSLVPLFFRWHDENQRVAEAAREALLWATSFLKRKDLEQLLKTEQPFRFCDCLMEKDRSRRGEHLQQALPYLQSPQEPLREAAVRFMGVAGWHMREWQQDLWPILKGLTAMSDDDCPSVSNIRTALVDTYSRAMRRPMSLQQPCNSPGTTSQRGCTCS; this is encoded by the exons ATGGCGGGGGGATGCTTCGGCCTGTGCCGGCTGCTccggaggaagaggaagaacaggagaGGCCCTGGAGCTGGCCCAGCACAGGATCCAGAGGAGGAGGTGCAGCActtccagccactgcagcagg ATCCAGGCCGGGACCACCCAGAAGAGCAGGACCGCGCCCGTGGCCGCTTGCACAGGGCAGttcag AGGTTGCTGAAATTCGTGGGTGTTCAGCGCAGAACAGCCACGACCACACCGCCCGAGCTCACGGCACAGCCTGACACCAGCGCAGCCGAGCTCGAGGTGGAGCCGGATGTCAGCACTGCACGGAGTGACTGTGCAGCCAGCGGTGACATGGCACTGACTGATGGCACAGCAACCTCAGACATGGCAGTGACTGATGGCACAGACACCACTGACATGGCAGCCATTGATTGCGCAGCCACCTGTGACACAGCACCGGTTGATGGCACAGACAC CTCTGACACGGCACTGACGGATGGCACAGCCACTTTTGACATGGCACTGACCGACGCCGAGACAAGCTCTGACATGGCACCAACGGATGTCGGGGCCAAGGCTGATGCCACAACTGAGAGCATCGCAGACACCGACTGCATGCCCATGGACAGTGTCACTGATGCTCCCAGTCTGGACATTTTGGAGGAGAAAACTGTCTCCAATGTGAatgaa GTGCCAGCCATTGTCAGAACCATCCACCAGTGGCTCACGTGCCGGGAATCTCCAGAGGTCAGGCTGCCCATTGCCATCCGCAGGCTGGCCCATGCACACCCTGGGCATGTGGTGATGACTCTCCTGCACTGTGCCCCAGCATGTGACAG agctgctgcaatcCTGTGGAGGACCATCGCCTCCTCGGCCACCACAGTGTACAAGGTGCTGCCAACGCTGCTCGGGGTGATGGAGGACTGGCCACTGCACAGCGTGTCCACCTCCAACGGGGACCACATGGAcgtctttgccctggct GCAACCCTGGCCCTGTGGCTGATGGTCCAGGAGCCCCAGTGCCAAGATGCACTGTTCGTTTATGCCCCTCGTCTCCTCCTGTCTCTGCTCTGCCAAGTTTCTATGAGCACTGAGCAGATGCCACAGGAGGTCAGCACCTTCTGGAGGGGATGCCAGGAGCAACATGGCCTTCCCACCCaccccaacag ctTTGTGGTCCAGACCATCCGGGCCCTGCTCTGCCGGCTGCAGTGGGACCAGGAGCTGGTGTCAGTGGAGCGCAAGCGTGGCTGGGATGCACTCCTCTCTGCTGACACCCACCACTACGCGGTGgggctgctggccag GGAGATGCGCCACGTGTTGGTCCCCTCCTATGGCCCACTGGCAAGGCACCTGCTGGAACTgctcagcagggaggggccccgctgggagctgcctgccctggccttCCTTGTCGAG gTCCTCAACTATTTGGACGTGAGCGCAGGTGATGACAGTGTCCTGCAGATCCTGGCAAGGCACCTGCAGAGCCAGTGCCCAGAGAGGCGGCGCCTGGCTCTGCGAGGGCTCATGGTGCTCAGCAGGGATCCCTCCATG GTCAAAAGCATCTGCAACCTGTCTGAgcacctcctggagctgctgcgtGATGGAGACGGAGAGCTGGTCAGGATGAccctctccctgttcctgaATGTGCTCCAGTATGAGGAAGACAGGAAGGGACTCAGCTCCACTGCTCCGAGGCTGGCTGAGGCGCTCCGGCCAGTCTTCGACAAT GACAACAGCCACGTGCAGCTGCTCTCCATTCGCCTTTTCCGAGAGGTGATGGAGGTGCTGGTGGAAGAGGGAACAGAGCCCTGGGAGATGCAGGTGCGCCAGAGCCTGGTCCCACTGTTCTTCCGCTGGCACGACGAGAACCAGCGCGTGGCAGAG gccgCTCGGGAAGCACTGCTCTGGGCTACAAGCTTCCTCAAGAGGAAggacctggagcagctgctgaagacaGAGCAGCCCTTCAGATTCTGTGACTGCCTG atggaaaaggacaggagccgAAGGGGCGAGCACCTGCAGCAGGCCCTGCCCTACCTGCAGAGCCCACAGGAGCCCCTGCGAGAGGCGGCCGTCAGGTTCATGG gggtCGCCGGCTGGCACATGAGGGAGTGGCAGCAAGACCTGTGGCCCATCCTCAAGG gCCTTACAGCCATGAGTGACGACGACTGCCCCTCTGTCTCCAACATCAGAACTGCACTCGTTGACACTTACAGCCGTGCCATGAGACGACCAATGTCCCTGCAACAGCCCTGCAACAGCCCAGGGACCACTTCTCAGCGCGGCTGCACCTGCAGCTGA
- the LOC135409863 gene encoding maestro heat-like repeat-containing protein family member 6 isoform X1 has product MAGGCFGLCRLLRRKRKNRRGPGAGPAQDPEEEVQHFQPLQQDPGRDHPEEQDRARGRLHRAVQRLLKFVGVQRRTATTTPPELTAQPDTSAAELEVEPDVSTARSDCAASGDMALTDGTATSDMAVTDGTDTTDMAAIDCAATCDTAPVDGTDTSDQTLVNGTANSDMAPLEGTEATDTAPLEATATSDTALTDGTATFDMALTDAETSSDMAPTDVGAKADATTESIADTDCMPMDSVTDAPSLDILEEKTVSNVNEVPAIVRTIHQWLTCRESPEVRLPIAIRRLAHAHPGHVVMTLLHCAPACDRAAAILWRTIASSATTVYKVLPTLLGVMEDWPLHSVSTSNGDHMDVFALAATLALWLMVQEPQCQDALFVYAPRLLLSLLCQVSMSTEQMPQEVSTFWRGCQEQHGLPTHPNSFVVQTIRALLCRLQWDQELVSVERKRGWDALLSADTHHYAVGLLAREMRHVLVPSYGPLARHLLELLSREGPRWELPALAFLVEVLNYLDVSAGDDSVLQILARHLQSQCPERRRLALRGLMVLSRDPSMVKSICNLSEHLLELLRDGDGELVRMTLSLFLNVLQYEEDRKGLSSTAPRLAEALRPVFDNDNSHVQLLSIRLFREVMEVLVEEGTEPWEMQVRQSLVPLFFRWHDENQRVAEAAREALLWATSFLKRKDLEQLLKTEQPFRFCDCLMEKDRSRRGEHLQQALPYLQSPQEPLREAAVRFMGVAGWHMREWQQDLWPILKGLTAMSDDDCPSVSNIRTALVDTYSRAMRRPMSLQQPCNSPGTTSQRGCTCS; this is encoded by the exons ATGGCGGGGGGATGCTTCGGCCTGTGCCGGCTGCTccggaggaagaggaagaacaggagaGGCCCTGGAGCTGGCCCAGCACAGGATCCAGAGGAGGAGGTGCAGCActtccagccactgcagcagg ATCCAGGCCGGGACCACCCAGAAGAGCAGGACCGCGCCCGTGGCCGCTTGCACAGGGCAGttcag AGGTTGCTGAAATTCGTGGGTGTTCAGCGCAGAACAGCCACGACCACACCGCCCGAGCTCACGGCACAGCCTGACACCAGCGCAGCCGAGCTCGAGGTGGAGCCGGATGTCAGCACTGCACGGAGTGACTGTGCAGCCAGCGGTGACATGGCACTGACTGATGGCACAGCAACCTCAGACATGGCAGTGACTGATGGCACAGACACCACTGACATGGCAGCCATTGATTGCGCAGCCACCTGTGACACAGCACCGGTTGATGGCACAGACACCTCTGACCAGACACTGGTTAATGGCACAGCAAACTCGGACATGGCACCACTCGAGGGCACAGAAGCCACTGACACTGCACCTCTCGAGGCCACAGCCACCTCTGACACGGCACTGACGGATGGCACAGCCACTTTTGACATGGCACTGACCGACGCCGAGACAAGCTCTGACATGGCACCAACGGATGTCGGGGCCAAGGCTGATGCCACAACTGAGAGCATCGCAGACACCGACTGCATGCCCATGGACAGTGTCACTGATGCTCCCAGTCTGGACATTTTGGAGGAGAAAACTGTCTCCAATGTGAatgaa GTGCCAGCCATTGTCAGAACCATCCACCAGTGGCTCACGTGCCGGGAATCTCCAGAGGTCAGGCTGCCCATTGCCATCCGCAGGCTGGCCCATGCACACCCTGGGCATGTGGTGATGACTCTCCTGCACTGTGCCCCAGCATGTGACAG agctgctgcaatcCTGTGGAGGACCATCGCCTCCTCGGCCACCACAGTGTACAAGGTGCTGCCAACGCTGCTCGGGGTGATGGAGGACTGGCCACTGCACAGCGTGTCCACCTCCAACGGGGACCACATGGAcgtctttgccctggct GCAACCCTGGCCCTGTGGCTGATGGTCCAGGAGCCCCAGTGCCAAGATGCACTGTTCGTTTATGCCCCTCGTCTCCTCCTGTCTCTGCTCTGCCAAGTTTCTATGAGCACTGAGCAGATGCCACAGGAGGTCAGCACCTTCTGGAGGGGATGCCAGGAGCAACATGGCCTTCCCACCCaccccaacag ctTTGTGGTCCAGACCATCCGGGCCCTGCTCTGCCGGCTGCAGTGGGACCAGGAGCTGGTGTCAGTGGAGCGCAAGCGTGGCTGGGATGCACTCCTCTCTGCTGACACCCACCACTACGCGGTGgggctgctggccag GGAGATGCGCCACGTGTTGGTCCCCTCCTATGGCCCACTGGCAAGGCACCTGCTGGAACTgctcagcagggaggggccccgctgggagctgcctgccctggccttCCTTGTCGAG gTCCTCAACTATTTGGACGTGAGCGCAGGTGATGACAGTGTCCTGCAGATCCTGGCAAGGCACCTGCAGAGCCAGTGCCCAGAGAGGCGGCGCCTGGCTCTGCGAGGGCTCATGGTGCTCAGCAGGGATCCCTCCATG GTCAAAAGCATCTGCAACCTGTCTGAgcacctcctggagctgctgcgtGATGGAGACGGAGAGCTGGTCAGGATGAccctctccctgttcctgaATGTGCTCCAGTATGAGGAAGACAGGAAGGGACTCAGCTCCACTGCTCCGAGGCTGGCTGAGGCGCTCCGGCCAGTCTTCGACAAT GACAACAGCCACGTGCAGCTGCTCTCCATTCGCCTTTTCCGAGAGGTGATGGAGGTGCTGGTGGAAGAGGGAACAGAGCCCTGGGAGATGCAGGTGCGCCAGAGCCTGGTCCCACTGTTCTTCCGCTGGCACGACGAGAACCAGCGCGTGGCAGAG gccgCTCGGGAAGCACTGCTCTGGGCTACAAGCTTCCTCAAGAGGAAggacctggagcagctgctgaagacaGAGCAGCCCTTCAGATTCTGTGACTGCCTG atggaaaaggacaggagccgAAGGGGCGAGCACCTGCAGCAGGCCCTGCCCTACCTGCAGAGCCCACAGGAGCCCCTGCGAGAGGCGGCCGTCAGGTTCATGG gggtCGCCGGCTGGCACATGAGGGAGTGGCAGCAAGACCTGTGGCCCATCCTCAAGG gCCTTACAGCCATGAGTGACGACGACTGCCCCTCTGTCTCCAACATCAGAACTGCACTCGTTGACACTTACAGCCGTGCCATGAGACGACCAATGTCCCTGCAACAGCCCTGCAACAGCCCAGGGACCACTTCTCAGCGCGGCTGCACCTGCAGCTGA